The segment CTGAAAGCTATTATCATGAACATGCCCCCATGAAAGATGTCAGATTTGCCTGTCTTGAACCGTTTATCGAGATGTAGGGGCGTGCATGGGTTACAACAACACCCATGCGTGCGAGTTCCTGTTCAGAAGCTATGGGACGTGTACGTATGATCCTGTTCGCACTTATCGGACCGATTCCTGGTACCAGAAGCAGATCGGACATATCCGCAGAATTGATATCCACCGGAAATCGATCAGGTTGTGATTGTGCCAGCATTACTTTAGGATCGGAATTTCCAAGAAAACCATTTTCATCATAGACATCATCAAAATCATTTGCATTCAACCCATAATCCTTCAGCAGGAAAGACATCTGATACAATCTCTGTTCACGCCATTTCGGTGAGGGATTGCCGCCCTCAAGCGGAGTATCAGGAACAGGGTCAAAGCTCATAAAATATGGTCTTCGAAGCTCATATTTATCCATGAACTTATCGACAGTTCTCACAATATCCTTGTCAGATTCCGACACTGCACCAACCACGAACTGGGTATCGTTGGCTCCGACCAACCTGCCCATCCCGGAATATTCTTTCCTCTTCTTTTGTATGAGGTCCTTTGTCCATTTGAGTCTCTGGAGAACATCGTTCTTGTAATCGAAATTCGGGCAGATCTCCGAATAGTTAACTGAATTTGTGGTCTCTGCATTTACACCGAACTTGTTTGCATGTTCAGCTATCTGCTCAAGTAAGTATTTGGGAGTACCCGGCATCACTCGTATGTTGATGTAACCTTTGAATCCCTGCCCCCTCAAAAGCTCAACAACTTCTAATTGCTTCTGCGAGGTTTGCTCGGCATCACCCATTATGCCGGAAGAAAGGAACAAGCCCTCTATAGCATTCCTTCTGTAAAAGGACCAGGTAATCTTTGCGATCTCCTCAGGAGAAATTGTTGCTCTCAGAGTATCCCGTTCACAGCGATTCGGGCAATAAGCACATTCGCCTGCACAGGAATTTGATAATAAGGTCTTATAAAGTTGTATGCATCTTCCATCGGGACCGAACGCATGGCAGACTGCACTCTGGTTGCAACTGTCATATTTAGTTCCTGAGGAGAGTAATTTCATTCTCTCCGATAATGTCAGGTGTTGTTCGTTCCTTCGATCAGCAATCATCAATTGATAGATTGCAGCGTAGCTATATAACCGCCAGCCAAGCGGAGTGAAAGTATTATTACCAAAAAAAAGAGAAGATCATTCCTTCACATGTATGTCAAGCTTGATCTTTGTGACAGGCTCCAGCTTCTTCCATTCTATTGTCGTGTCTTCATCAAGGACACAGTTCTGAACAGATTTTTCCGAGAACTCACCGTTTATCTCATAGACATAAAGGCCTTCTTCGCCATCGGTAGAAACGATGACTTCACGGTCACCTTTCTTCTGGACCTTGATAGCCGCAACCCCTCTAAGAGCATCAAGTAACGTTGTACCTTTTTCGACCTCTATTGATTTTGTAGGTGCGAACACATTCATAGCAAGGTAGATATTCTCCCTGTTTGGCTTCAGTACATGTGTTTTCCCGAAGATCTTTCGCTCAACAAGGTCAGCCTCTTCCAATATCTTAACATGTTTTGCAGCCACAGGTACAGAAATACCTAACATCCTGGCAAGTTCAGATATGTGCTTCTCCCCTTCATCAAGCAATTCAAGCATCCTGACACGTGTATCGCTTCCCAGGGCATGGAAGACTTTATTATCTAACTGACTCATAAGTTTAAAGGTAGTTTTATCATATATAAACTTGTTGTCACGGCGTGAACTCCACGGTTGTTTTTCTAATGTCCATTGAGCAGAGTTTCATTTAATACCCATAATATGAAGTGCTTCCAAACTTTTGAGAACATCCTCTTCACACTTATTTTCTATGACCTTAATCGCTTTATTTTTGTTAAGCAAATCTGAAAATGATGGGAAATCAATATTCCCCCCACCAATAAAGAAATGCTCATCAATTGCCCCATTGTTGTCGTGTAAGTGAAAATGTGAGATAGAGTCCCCCATTTCAAGGAAATCATTCAGGTTTCCCAGTGTGTTCGCATGCCCGACATCCAAAGTGAAACCATTGCCTCCCAGATCAAGATCCGGATTTCTGAGCAAAAAGCAATCCCATTTTGGCATGTTCTCAATACACATCATGACACCCGTATCCCTTGAGATGTCCTCAAGATCAACAATTGACCTCTCAAATGCCCTCTGTGCATGCACAAACTCCACAGGATAGGAAAAATATCCGGGATGAATAACCAGAACATCAGAATCCAGCTCATTGCACATGTCAGCCATCTCTTCGACCAGACCAATGGCTGCAAGGCGTATAGGTTCTCTCAGGCTGGACAGGTTCATATCAGTACTTGGAGCATGGACAGTATACTTCAGATCATATGAATATGCCATTTCTTCCTCGCGGAAGAGATCATGTGCACCTTCAGAGAAGATCTCTGCACAATCTGCAATCGGTTCGATCTTTTCAAGTGCCTCTGAAAGTGGAAGCTCGTGAAAAGCAAAGGATGATATGCCTATCATGTTAAAATTTACTCCTTATAGACATCAAAACTGTGAACCTACTTATGATTAGTGAAAATTAAATATAAAAAGTTAATACTTTCTAGACTAAATTGTTAAAAAAAGACGTTATCTGAATCGATGAAGTTCTAGCCACCTCAAAAAAGTAGCTGAAGACACCGTATCCCCAAGCCCCACAGTGGAAACCGGATCTTCACAGATGATGGTCGGAAGGATGCAAACCGAATAACCCTTGTACTCCCCGCATACACCATCCTCGAACTCATCGCCATGGATGAGGTCCTGCACTTTACCTGCCTGTATCATTCCCTCTTCACTTCTGGCAAGATCACTAACAGAATCCTCGAGTTGTGATCGCCCAGGCAGTTTTCCTGATGTTGCAAAAGCTGCCGCGCACATAACACCGAACTGCATGCCCTCCATCTCATGAACCGGAGTTGAAGCCCCTTCAGCAAAAATACTCATCATGAAATCACGGGTATGCAGGATGATCTTCTTCAAGCCCGTTGATGAAGCACACCTCACACAGGCATCGAGGATCGCACAGGCATCCATTTTTCGTATCATGTCCAATGGAACACCATGCAGTTCAGAAAGCATGACCAGTTCATCCTCGTTCATTCCAATGCTATCCACCGTGCCGGCAAGTTCGTTGAAGATGAACACCCCCATTTCCATGCTCATGAAATGGCCCAGTTCAACATGGATGGGGAGATCAGTATTAAGTGCTTTCCAATCCTTTAATTGCGAATGTGCCCTTTCAAAGCGCTCTCCGTATCCGGAGCCATCAGAATATTCATCCTGCAATTGGTTGAAACCTGAAACGATCGCACCATCCATCTCACTTACATGCTCACGGCTGTATTCCTCGAACTCAGGCGTGATGGTAAGCTCCGTATTGATGTCATCATACGTGGCAATGAAGCGGTTCTCCCGGGGTACTATCACCTCTTTCCTGAGTATCTCGAATCTGGTCCCACTGCTAAAATCAAAAACAAAATGAATTATCTCATTTGAATCTTTGGAAGTTGAAGCATCCTGTGGAGCAGAACCACCTGCAAAAACAAGGTTCTCACCTGACATCAATGGCCTTATTGCACCGATATCACCAACCGCATTCATGACGACCTGCTCTGCACCCATATGGGACATGACGTTTGCCATTATCCCCATATTACCCCCTAGGCGGACCTCGCTTTTCTCGTAATAACGGTCTTTCAGGAAACGGAAGATATCATCCGAATAAATGAACCATTCCCCGCCTGTGCCCTGCTGCATATGAAGCACCAGTCCTGCCACAAGATCGGGAAGCGATCTGATCTCACCCGGAGGATCAAAAATACTGTCAACCATTTCCCCCTTATCCACAAGATCCACAAGGCCGGTGATCTCTTCGGCAGTCATCCGATACACAGCATCGATGTTCACATTATATCCGCAAAGGACCTTCATGCAAATCCCTCACTTAAGCTTAGAAAGAAATCCCACAAATGAAGCCGCAGAAATAGCATCTCCAATACCCACGGTTGCAACAGGTTCACTTACCACCTTTGTCGGGACAATGATCGCATCATACCATGG is part of the Methanococcoides orientis genome and harbors:
- a CDS encoding ADP-dependent glucokinase/phosphofructokinase, with amino-acid sequence MKVLCGYNVNIDAVYRMTAEEITGLVDLVDKGEMVDSIFDPPGEIRSLPDLVAGLVLHMQQGTGGEWFIYSDDIFRFLKDRYYEKSEVRLGGNMGIMANVMSHMGAEQVVMNAVGDIGAIRPLMSGENLVFAGGSAPQDASTSKDSNEIIHFVFDFSSGTRFEILRKEVIVPRENRFIATYDDINTELTITPEFEEYSREHVSEMDGAIVSGFNQLQDEYSDGSGYGERFERAHSQLKDWKALNTDLPIHVELGHFMSMEMGVFIFNELAGTVDSIGMNEDELVMLSELHGVPLDMIRKMDACAILDACVRCASSTGLKKIILHTRDFMMSIFAEGASTPVHEMEGMQFGVMCAAAFATSGKLPGRSQLEDSVSDLARSEEGMIQAGKVQDLIHGDEFEDGVCGEYKGYSVCILPTIICEDPVSTVGLGDTVSSATFLRWLELHRFR
- a CDS encoding sugar phosphate isomerase/epimerase family protein codes for the protein MIGISSFAFHELPLSEALEKIEPIADCAEIFSEGAHDLFREEEMAYSYDLKYTVHAPSTDMNLSSLREPIRLAAIGLVEEMADMCNELDSDVLVIHPGYFSYPVEFVHAQRAFERSIVDLEDISRDTGVMMCIENMPKWDCFLLRNPDLDLGGNGFTLDVGHANTLGNLNDFLEMGDSISHFHLHDNNGAIDEHFFIGGGNIDFPSFSDLLNKNKAIKVIENKCEEDVLKSLEALHIMGIK
- a CDS encoding ArsR family transcriptional regulator, which encodes MSQLDNKVFHALGSDTRVRMLELLDEGEKHISELARMLGISVPVAAKHVKILEEADLVERKIFGKTHVLKPNRENIYLAMNVFAPTKSIEVEKGTTLLDALRGVAAIKVQKKGDREVIVSTDGEEGLYVYEINGEFSEKSVQNCVLDEDTTIEWKKLEPVTKIKLDIHVKE
- a CDS encoding helix-hairpin-helix domain-containing protein, which gives rise to MKLLSSGTKYDSCNQSAVCHAFGPDGRCIQLYKTLLSNSCAGECAYCPNRCERDTLRATISPEEIAKITWSFYRRNAIEGLFLSSGIMGDAEQTSQKQLEVVELLRGQGFKGYINIRVMPGTPKYLLEQIAEHANKFGVNAETTNSVNYSEICPNFDYKNDVLQRLKWTKDLIQKKRKEYSGMGRLVGANDTQFVVGAVSESDKDIVRTVDKFMDKYELRRPYFMSFDPVPDTPLEGGNPSPKWREQRLYQMSFLLKDYGLNANDFDDVYDENGFLGNSDPKVMLAQSQPDRFPVDINSADMSDLLLVPGIGPISANRIIRTRPIASEQELARMGVVVTHARPYISINGSRQANLTSFMGACS